One segment of Campylobacter hominis ATCC BAA-381 DNA contains the following:
- the aroA gene encoding 3-phosphoshikimate 1-carboxyvinyltransferase: MKIFAQSKPLKATISNIAADKSISHRAVIFSLLSSGTNKIENFLFAEDTEHSLEIARKLGADIEIKEGIVFIDAPKKIVEPDCILECGNSGTSMRLFMGLLASVEGFFVLSGDEYLNERPMKRVGEPLCKVGAKIYGRLDGDKAPLCIQGGKLDFFKFKSKIASAQVKTALILAALNSQGCEYSEPELSRDHSEKMLKKMGADIEISGLNLKVKPLTKPLDPLEIFIPNDPSSAFYYAVAATIIPGSKIILKNMLLNKTRIEAYEVLRKMGANIKFTPKSEIYEQIGDIEISYAPLKAVEVSENISWLIDEAPALAIAFACAKGTSVLRNAKELRVKESDRIKVICEGLKCCGINVTELEDGFKITGGEAEPAIITPYGDHRIAMSFAILGLKCGMIIENSECIATSFPNFGKILKQIGANIED, encoded by the coding sequence ATGAAAATTTTCGCTCAGAGCAAACCTTTAAAGGCTACGATTTCAAATATCGCAGCGGATAAATCAATCTCTCATCGTGCAGTTATTTTTTCGCTTTTAAGCAGCGGCACAAATAAAATTGAAAATTTTTTATTTGCCGAAGATACCGAACACTCACTTGAAATAGCGCGAAAACTCGGAGCAGATATAGAAATAAAAGAAGGAATAGTTTTTATAGACGCGCCTAAAAAAATTGTTGAGCCCGACTGCATTTTAGAGTGCGGCAATTCAGGCACTTCGATGCGCCTTTTTATGGGACTTTTAGCCAGTGTTGAAGGATTTTTTGTGTTAAGCGGCGATGAATATTTAAATGAGCGCCCTATGAAACGTGTAGGTGAGCCGCTTTGTAAAGTAGGAGCAAAAATTTACGGACGCCTGGATGGTGATAAAGCGCCGCTTTGCATACAAGGCGGAAAGCTTGATTTTTTCAAATTTAAAAGCAAAATAGCGTCGGCTCAGGTTAAAACAGCTCTTATTCTGGCGGCTTTAAATTCTCAAGGTTGCGAATATTCCGAACCTGAACTTAGCAGAGATCACAGCGAAAAAATGCTTAAAAAAATGGGGGCCGATATTGAAATTTCGGGACTGAATCTAAAAGTAAAACCGCTTACAAAGCCGCTTGATCCGCTTGAAATTTTTATTCCTAACGATCCAAGTTCGGCGTTTTATTACGCAGTTGCGGCTACTATAATTCCTGGTTCCAAAATTATTTTAAAAAATATGCTTTTAAATAAAACAAGAATTGAAGCTTACGAAGTTTTAAGAAAAATGGGAGCAAATATAAAATTCACTCCAAAAAGCGAAATTTACGAACAAATCGGAGATATTGAAATTTCTTACGCGCCTTTAAAAGCCGTTGAAGTAAGCGAAAATATTTCGTGGCTGATTGATGAAGCGCCGGCTCTTGCCATAGCTTTTGCGTGCGCTAAAGGCACAAGTGTTTTAAGAAACGCAAAAGAACTTAGAGTGAAAGAAAGCGACCGTATAAAGGTAATTTGTGAAGGATTAAAATGCTGCGGTATCAATGTAACCGAGCTTGAAGACGGGTTTAAAATCACTGGCGGTGAAGCGGAACCTGCTATAATTACGCCATACGGCGATCATAGAATTGCTATGAGTTTTGCCATTTTAGGTTTAAAATGCGGTATGATTATTGAAAATAGCGAATGTATAGCAACATCTTTTCCGAATTTCGGAAAAATTTTAAAACAAATCGGAGCAAATATTGAAGATTGA
- the pheT gene encoding phenylalanine--tRNA ligase subunit beta: MIITRNWLNEWIDITEISTDKILKALNSIGLEVDSYKKFSVADKVVIGYVKSKKAHENSDHLSVCEVDTGSQSLQIVCGAKNVESGQFVAVSLIGAVLPNGLTIKPAKLRGVESNGMICSSSELGFPKLNDGIMVLDDSIGELVLGRNLNEYLAFNDELIDIDLTPNRGDCLSIYGIARDLSAALNIPLKNKNFTEEAEKLLGIGRILSVHADEKIDASFIYRAFEIKNRFDITLTHKLRLAFAEILSNDTLVNLLNYTTHSTGVLLRAYDFNKITNKDKISIDIKKQENGELAVFCDDKLLGIAGINQNSDFKANKDSKICIVEANYTNPQIIAEALGENRKLKGDEHTYRSTRGSEPNLILGLNLLFSFLKNKDEFALFAGAQQILNTKEPKIVSFTNAEIDEMIGTKIEKNQILKILKSLGIDVNMDNELITATIPTFRHDISNSHDICEEIVRIIGIDNIASKPLVFAENCRFNETFFDYENAKKIRYKSANIGFFECVHYIFDNEEELKNLGFVPCEVKILNPINAELSVLRPTLINHLLNSSNLNLRNSKKSIKLFEFGKIFDEKGVEKDCFGFIASGLKNEPSLLNSAKPENVDFLYFASLIQNIIGKFSCVLPDKNIKFLNDFEQAEIWQNGVKVGIIGRFKFENERDLAKTYVCEMDFKALKFNEINAKNYSKFPSISRDLSVVVPNNMRFEVIKNALNNLQISDLKEFLPVDIYKDENLKDSYSLTIKFIFQNLEKTLEDEQIEAKITQILKALNNLGLNLR, encoded by the coding sequence ATGATAATAACAAGAAATTGGTTAAACGAATGGATAGATATAACAGAAATTTCTACAGATAAAATTTTAAAAGCGCTAAATTCAATCGGTCTTGAAGTTGACAGTTATAAAAAATTTTCCGTCGCCGATAAAGTTGTAATCGGTTATGTAAAAAGCAAAAAAGCTCATGAAAACAGTGATCATTTAAGCGTCTGCGAAGTTGATACAGGTTCACAAAGCCTTCAAATAGTATGCGGTGCAAAAAATGTCGAATCAGGTCAATTTGTAGCGGTCAGCTTGATAGGAGCCGTTTTGCCTAATGGACTTACTATAAAACCTGCAAAACTTCGCGGCGTAGAAAGTAATGGTATGATCTGCTCATCAAGCGAACTAGGTTTTCCGAAATTAAATGACGGAATAATGGTACTTGATGACAGTATCGGCGAACTTGTTCTTGGACGAAATTTAAACGAATATTTGGCTTTTAACGATGAACTGATTGATATTGATTTGACACCAAATAGAGGCGATTGTCTTAGTATTTACGGCATAGCAAGAGATTTGAGCGCGGCTTTAAATATACCATTAAAAAATAAAAATTTCACTGAAGAAGCCGAAAAACTTCTTGGAATCGGCAGAATTTTATCAGTTCACGCTGATGAAAAAATAGATGCAAGCTTTATATACAGAGCATTTGAGATAAAAAACAGATTTGATATTACGCTTACTCACAAACTTCGCTTGGCTTTTGCCGAAATTCTATCAAATGACACACTTGTAAATTTGTTAAATTATACAACACACAGCACCGGTGTTTTACTTCGCGCTTACGATTTTAATAAAATTACAAATAAAGACAAAATTTCAATAGATATAAAAAAACAGGAAAACGGTGAATTGGCTGTTTTTTGCGACGATAAACTTTTAGGCATAGCAGGAATCAATCAAAATAGCGATTTTAAGGCGAACAAAGACAGTAAAATTTGTATCGTGGAAGCAAACTATACAAATCCGCAAATAATAGCCGAAGCTCTTGGCGAAAACCGCAAACTAAAAGGCGACGAGCATACTTATCGCTCAACAAGAGGAAGCGAACCGAATCTGATTTTAGGGCTAAATCTGCTATTTTCTTTTTTGAAAAATAAAGACGAATTCGCATTATTTGCAGGCGCACAACAAATTTTAAATACAAAAGAGCCGAAAATTGTAAGTTTTACAAATGCTGAAATTGATGAAATGATCGGCACTAAAATCGAAAAAAATCAAATTTTAAAAATTTTAAAATCTCTTGGAATAGATGTAAATATGGATAATGAGTTAATTACAGCGACAATTCCTACATTTCGCCACGATATAAGCAATTCTCACGATATTTGTGAAGAAATCGTAAGAATTATTGGAATTGACAATATCGCTTCAAAACCGCTGGTATTTGCTGAAAATTGCAGATTTAACGAGACTTTTTTTGATTACGAAAATGCAAAGAAAATTCGCTACAAATCTGCCAACATAGGCTTTTTTGAATGCGTACATTATATTTTTGACAATGAAGAAGAATTAAAAAATTTAGGATTTGTGCCGTGTGAAGTTAAAATTTTAAATCCTATAAATGCGGAACTTAGCGTTTTGCGCCCTACTTTGATAAATCATTTATTAAACTCATCAAACTTAAATCTTAGAAATTCAAAAAAATCAATAAAACTATTTGAATTCGGTAAAATTTTTGATGAAAAAGGTGTGGAAAAAGATTGTTTCGGTTTTATTGCAAGCGGATTAAAAAATGAACCTAGCTTACTGAACTCAGCAAAACCTGAAAATGTGGATTTTTTATATTTCGCATCGCTTATTCAAAATATTATTGGAAAATTTTCATGCGTCTTGCCTGATAAAAACATAAAATTCTTAAATGATTTTGAGCAGGCTGAAATTTGGCAAAATGGCGTAAAAGTAGGAATTATCGGTAGATTTAAGTTTGAAAATGAAAGAGATTTGGCTAAAACTTATGTTTGCGAAATGGATTTTAAAGCTTTAAAATTTAATGAAATAAATGCAAAAAATTATTCGAAATTTCCAAGCATAAGTCGAGATTTAAGTGTTGTAGTGCCAAATAATATGAGATTTGAAGTCATTAAAAACGCGTTAAATAATTTACAAATTTCAGATTTAAAAGAATTTTTACCGGTTGATATTTATAAAGATGAAAATTTAAAAGATTCTTACAGTCTGACTATAAAATTTATATTTCAAAATTTGGAAAAAACGCTAGAAGACGAGCAAATTGAAGCAAAAATAACTCAAATTTTAAAAGCACTAAATAATTTAGGATTAAATTTAAGATGA
- the pheS gene encoding phenylalanine--tRNA ligase subunit alpha → MKDLEQEIKNSQNLAELEAIRLSLFGKNGEITELFSKLKSLPNNEKKEFAKKANEKKELYNNLISEKRSELEAKKQNEFLKKEAIDVTLFDEPINSGAIHPVMATMDKIVEYFVSQNFSVESGPLIEDDFHNFEALNLPKYHPARDMQDTFYLNIPNMLIRTQTSPVQIRTMQKMKKPPIRMISPGAVFRRDMDLTHTPMFHQVEGLVVEEGSKVSFANLKYILEDFLHYMFGDVKVRFRPSFFPFTEPSAEVDISCIFCGGKGCRVCSHTGWLEVLGSGVVHPNVYKSVGWKNVSGYAFGLGVERFAMLLHSVPDLRSLFEGDIRLLEQFK, encoded by the coding sequence TTGAAAGATTTAGAGCAGGAAATAAAAAACTCGCAAAATTTAGCTGAACTTGAAGCGATTCGTCTTTCACTCTTTGGCAAAAACGGTGAAATTACCGAACTCTTTAGCAAACTTAAAAGTTTACCTAATAATGAAAAAAAAGAATTTGCCAAAAAAGCAAACGAAAAAAAGGAGCTTTATAATAACCTTATAAGTGAAAAAAGATCGGAACTTGAAGCAAAAAAACAAAATGAATTTTTAAAAAAAGAAGCGATTGATGTAACACTTTTCGATGAGCCGATTAACTCGGGCGCAATTCACCCTGTAATGGCTACTATGGATAAAATCGTAGAGTATTTCGTATCTCAAAATTTTAGCGTCGAATCAGGACCTTTAATAGAAGACGATTTTCATAATTTTGAGGCGCTAAACTTGCCGAAATACCATCCTGCGCGCGATATGCAGGATACATTTTATTTAAATATTCCAAATATGCTTATCCGCACACAAACAAGCCCGGTCCAAATACGCACAATGCAAAAAATGAAAAAACCGCCGATTAGAATGATTTCTCCCGGGGCTGTATTTCGTAGAGATATGGATTTAACGCATACTCCTATGTTTCATCAAGTAGAAGGTCTTGTTGTGGAAGAAGGAAGCAAAGTCAGTTTTGCGAACCTTAAATATATATTGGAAGATTTTCTGCATTATATGTTCGGCGATGTCAAAGTTAGATTTCGCCCAAGTTTTTTTCCGTTCACCGAACCAAGCGCGGAAGTCGATATAAGCTGTATTTTTTGCGGCGGAAAAGGTTGCAGGGTATGTTCACATACAGGCTGGCTTGAAGTTTTAGGAAGCGGTGTAGTTCATCCTAATGTATATAAATCGGTAGGTTGGAAAAACGTAAGCGGCTACGCATTCGGATTAGGAGTTGAAAGATTTGCAATGCTGCTTCACAGTGTGCCTGATTTGCGCTCGCTTTTTGAAGGAGACATCAGATTATTGGAGCAATTTAAATGA